In the Candidatus Nanopelagicales bacterium genome, GTGCAAACGCCACAGGATCAACCCGTAGAACCGCATCTGAAACAGGGCCTTGGCTTCCCACCCGGGTGACGGGGAACGGCCTGTCTTGTAGTCCACGACTCGGATGGCCCCGGTGGGGGCTTGATCGACGCGATCGATGATGCCGCGCAGGACCAGTCCGGAGGGGAGTTCGGCGGTGACACTGAGTTCGCGCTGGGCTGGTTCCAGTCGGGTGGGGTCCTCCAGCGCGAAGTAGCGGTCGAGGAAGCGGCCGGCGTCGGACAGGAAGCGTTGCTGTCCTGATTCGTCCGTGGGCCCGGGTTCGGCCGTCGCGAGCCACTTCTGCCAGGCGTCGTCGGGACCGAAGAGCAGCCCGGGAAGCTCCGGCTGTTCGGCGATGATGCTGCGCCAGGCTGGCTCGACGAGGGACAGGGCGGTCTCTGGGGTGCGTGCGCCCGCGGGCGAGTCGAAGAGTCGCTCGAGAACCAGATGCACGAGCGTGCCGCGAGCGGCTTCGACCCCGGGTGGTTCGGGCAGGCGGTCGACGGATCGGAAACGATAGAGCAGCGGACACGTCATGAAGTCCCCCGCGCGTGACGGCGACAGGGAGGCGGCGGGGCGCTCACCGAGTCCCTTGGCGCGGGTGCCGGTGAGGTCCACCACCTGGCCGCCGGACCCAGGCAGGGGAGTCGGGAGAGTGGTGGTGTCGTGGGCCATGGCCCAACGGTACGACCGACCGCCGACATTTCCCGGGAGCCGTAGCATTGCGGCGTGACCACAGCCCGCGACCTCCCGGAGGTTCAGTCCGGATCGGGCTGGCAGTTCCGCTTCGCGGGATTCGCCGTGTCGGTGCCGTGGAATGCGCTGCTGGGGATCGCCGTTATCGCTCTGCTGTGGTACCCCGAGTTCTCGGGCAGCACCACGGCAGTCGGTCAGTGGGCCCTGGCCGCACTGTTCGCGGTATTGCTCATGGTGTCGATCCTGATCCACGAGCTCGCCCACGCATTCGCCGCGCGGGCCTTCCGATACCCGGTCGCCGGCATCACCTTGTGGGCGATGGGGGGTTTCACGACGTATCGGACAACGACGCGACACGGTCCGCTGCGTGAGGCTGCCATCGCCCTGGCCGGTCCGCTGGCCACTCTCGTCATCGCGTGGATCGCCCGCACCGCCGCCGTGGCTGTCGGCCCCGGGATAGCTGGGGATGTCCTGGTGGCACTCGCGTCGGCCAACTTCCTGGTGGGGCTGTTCAACCTGCTTCCCGGCAGCCCGCTGGACGGCGGGTCGGTGGTGAAGGCGATCGTGTGGGGGATCACCGGTTCGCCCGTCACGGGTCAGGTCGTAGCAGCCTGGGTGGGACGCCTGTTGGCGATCGTGATCGTCGTGTCGCCGTTCGCGCTGGCGCTGCAGGTCGGACAACCCCCCTCGCTCATGCTCATCATCGTGGGAGTCGTCCTGGCCATGCTGCTGTGGACCGGGGCCACGGCATCCTTGCGGGGGGCGCGCGCAGCGCAACTGTTGGGTCGGGTCGCGGCGGACGAGATGGCCCGCGACATCATCCCGGTCACCGCCGCCACCACGGTGGCGCAGGTCCTGTCCGTGATCAGACCGGACGCGCACGTCGTCGTCGTCGGCACGGACGGTCGACCGCTCGGTGTTGTGTCCGAGGCGGCGGCCGCTGCCGTGCCCGAGGCGGACCGCACCCGAGTCACCGCGCACGCGGTGGCGGTGAACATCTCAGACGGTGCTCCCTCGCTGCCTGCCTCCGCTTCCGCGCAGCAGGTGGTGGACGCCTGCCAGGAAACCGGCTCCCGGTTCGTGTTCGTCACCGGTGTGGACGGACCGCCGCGCATCATCGACACCGATGCGGCATTTGTGACGGAGGGACCGTGAACGCCGTCCTATCAGCGGGCGATCGCGTGCAACTGACCGATACGAAGGGTCGCCACCACACCATCACCTTGGCTGATGGAGCCTTCTTCCACTCTCACAAGGGGTCGATCTCGCACGATGACCTGATCGGTGCATCCGAGGGAATCGTGACGACGAGCAGTGGCGGCATGCCCTACCTGGTGTTGCGCCCGATCCTTGAGGACTACGTCCTGTCCATGGGTCGCGGCGCCGCGATCATCTATCCCAAGGACGCCTTCGCGATCGTCGGTCATGCCGGCATCGGTCCCGGTGACTTCGTCGTCGAAGCGGGAGCCGGCTCCGGTGCCCTGACCTGCTTCCTGCTCACCGCCGTGGGACCGCAGGGCCGTGTCGCCTCCTTCGAGGTCCGTGAAGACTTCGCCGAGATCGCCCGGAGCAACGTCGTGCGCTGGTTCGGCCAGGAGCCCCCCGTATGGCAACTCACGGTCGGCGATCTGGCGGGCGCCGAGGGACCGGCGGGTTCGGCGGATGCAGTGGTCCTGGACATGCTGGCCCCGTGGGACTGCGTCGACGCTGCCGCTCGCCTGTTGCGCCCTGGCGGCCGGTTGATCGCCTACGTCGCCACGACCACCCAGCTGTCCCGACTGGCCGAGTCGCTGCGGGCTGACAGCCGCTGGACCGAGCCGCGGGCGACTGAATCGCTGGTCCGCACGTGGCATCTCGAGGGCCTGGCGGTGCGACCGGACCATCGCATGATCGGACATACCGCATTCCTGTTGGTGTGCCGGCGTATGGCCGACGGTTTCAGTCCTCCCCAGCGGCGCCGCCGCCCGGCGCCGGGAGCCTATGGGCCGGACTACGTTGGACCCCGGCCACCCGGTGTCGCGGAGGTTCCGGCTGACGTCGAGGGTTCCGCAGGTGAGGACCAGTCGGGCGATCACTGAGCCGAGCGGCGGAGTCCAACTCCCGCTGGGTGGGGTCTTCCACTGTCGCAGGGGGCCTTCACTGTCGCAGGGGGTGCTCGGGGGTGTCGTGGTGGGTGATGCCGGTGGGGGTGGTCCAGGGCCCAAGGAGTACCTCGCGACCGTGCCTGCGGACAGACTCGGCGTCATCCCGACCCGGGCACCGGCCGCAGTCCCGCACTCGACGGCACCCCCAGTCCACCACGACTGTCAGGCGCGGCTCGCGGCGATCGACTCCTTGGCCGCCATCGCCGATGCACTTCAACCACCCGAGCGTCGTACCGGCGCGTCAGGTGTTGCGGAACCTGGCACTTCCACGCAAGATGCGAGCAGGGCAGCCCAAGATCCATTGTCCTGAATATCGAGCGTTGAGCCCCGCCATGGGTAGGGTCTGCTGCAGGAGGTGGTTGCCGTGATCGACGGAGACGCTCAGTCCGGCCCCGGAGCGGGAGACGCAGCGCTGTCCCGCCGCATCGCGGAGTTGCGCCGCGAACTTGCCGCCTGCCAATCGCAGAACCAGCGCATGGCCGCCACACTGCGCGAAGCCCGCGACCAGATCGTCACGCTGAAGGCCGAGGTGGATCGGCTGGCCGAGCCTCCTTCTGGGTATGGCGTCTTTCTGCAGGCCAACGACGATGACACCTTGGACGTGCTGGCCTCCGGGCGCAAGATGCGAGTCGTCTCCAGTCCCGCGGTGGAGATCGCGGACCTGCGCCCAGGTCAAGAACTCATGCTCAACGAGTCGCTCAACGTCGTGGGAGCCCGCGCCTACGAGCGTGCCGGCGACATTGTCATGTTCAAAGAGAAGCTCGATGACGAGCGTGCACTCGTGATCGGGCACACGGACGACGAACGGGTCGTGCGACTCGCGGAACCACTGCGGGAGTTGAGGCTGCGGGCAGGCGACTCCCTGCTCCTCGACCAACGCTCGGGCTTCGCCCTTGAGAAGATTCCCAAGGCTGAGGTCGAGGAACTGGTCTTGGAAGAAGTCCCCGACATCGACTACTCCGACATCGGCGGGCTCGCCAGTCAGATCGAGACGATCCGTGACGCCGTCGAATTGCCGTTCCTGCACCAAGAACTCTTTGCCGAGCACAAGCTGGCGGCGCCGAAGGGCATCCTGCTCTACGGCCCGCCCGGATGCGGCAAGACACTCATCGCGAAAGCGGTCGCGAACTCATTGGCCAAGAAGGTCGCCGACGTGGACGGACGCGACGGGGCTCGGTCCTTCTTCCTCAACATCAAGGGCCCGGAGCTGCTCAACAAGTACGTCGGCGAGACCGAAAGGCACATCCGGCTGGTTTTTCAGCGCGCTCGAGAGAAGGCCAGCGAAGGCACGCCGGTCATCGTCTTCTTCGACGAGATGGACTCTCTGTTCCGCACTCGCGGCAGTGGCGTGTCCAGCGACGTCGAGAACACGATCGTTCCGCAACTGCTCAGTGAGATCGACGGGGTCGAGGGACTCGAGAACGTCATCGTCATCGGTGCCTCGAACCGTGAGGACATGATCGATCCCGCGATCCTGCGACCGGGACGCCTCGACGTCAAGATCAAGATCGAACGGCCCGACGCCCAGGCAGCGGCCGACATCTTCGCCAAGTACCTGACCCCGGACCTGCCGCTCAGCGCGGACGACCTCGCGGAGTACGGGGGGTCGCCCGACGCCACCTGCGCGGCGATGATCCAGGCAGCAGTGGAACGGATGTACTCCGAGAGCGAGGAGAACCGCTTCCTCGAGGTGACCTATGCCAACGGTGACAAGGAGATCCTCTACTTCAAGGACTTCAACTCGGGCGCCATGATCGAGAACATCGTCGCCCGCGGCAAGAAGTCCGCCATCAAGGACTTCCTCGACACGGGCAGCAAGGGCTTGCGGGTCCAGCACCTGCTGTCGGCCTGTGTCGATGAGTTCCGGGAGAACGAAGACCTCCCCAACACCACCAATCCCGACGACTGGGCACGCATCTCCGGCAAGAAGGGGGAGCGGATCGTATTTATCCGCACCCTGGTCCGCGGCAAGAGCGGAGACGATCAGGGTCGGTCAATCGACACGGTGCCCAACACCGGCCAATACCTCTGAGCGCGCCGCACCGATCGCCTCACCGGGATGTACCGGGCACCTGCAATTTGCTCCCCCGAATAGCGTTGCTCCCCGAATAGCGCGCAAGGCGGTCCTCGGATCGCTAGCGTCAGGGTTAACGGCAGGTGTGCCGTTCCTAACAAGGAGCAACTTATGCAGGGTCCAGTCTCGACGGGCGACACCGGGCCGGTGAAAATCGCCCCGGTACATACCGGCAAGGTCATCTCCATCAGCATCATCGCGGCTCTCGGCGGCTTCCTCTTCGGCTACGACAGCTCGGTGATCAACGGTGCCAACAAGGCCGTGTTCTACACGTTCCAGATCGAGGACAAGGCCATGCAGGGCTTTGTCGTTGCCGTCGCCCTGCTGGCTTCCGCTGCGGGCGCCTTCATCGGTGGTCGGCTCACCGACAAGTACGGCCGTAAGAAGGTCATGGTCGTGGCAGCGATCATGTTTCTCGTCGCCGCCGTCGGACAGGCATTCCCGCTGGGAATGTGGGACTTCATGTTGTGGCGCATCGTCGGTGGCTTCGGGATCGGCCTCGCTGCCGTCGTGTCCCCGATGTACATCTCCGAAGTGGCGCCCGCCCATCTCCGCGGCCGACTGTCCTCGCTGTTCCAGTTGGCCATCGTGTTCGGCATCTTCGCGACCCAGCTGGTCAACCAGATCATCATCAACCTGGTCCCGGACACCGTCCAGCAGCCCGTGCTGAACCCGGCCGTTCCGCCGGTGGAGGCCAACAACGACTTGGCCCTCGGGCTCGAGGCCTGGCAGTGGATGTTCTTGTGCATGGTCGTGCCGGCGGTCATCTACTGGGTGCTTGCCCTGACCATTCCCGAGTCCCCGCGCTACCTGGTCGCCCGAGACAAGAGCGCCGAGGCCAAGAAGGTACTCGAGACCATCTATGTCGATGACGTGTCCGACCGCCTCACCGCCATCGAGGAGTCACTTGCCGGTGAGCACAAGATGCAGATGTCCGACATCAAGGGCCCGCGGCTCGGGCTGTTGCCCATCGTCTGGGTCGGCATCATCCTGGCCGTCCTGCAGCAGTTCGTCGGCATCAACGCGGTGTTCTACTACTCCAACCTGATCTGGAGTTCGGTCGGCTTCGACGAGAGCCGCGCGTTCTTCACGTCGACGGTCATCAGCGCCGTCAACGTCATCTTCACTTTCGTCGCGATCGCGCTGATCGACCGGACGGGCCGTAAGCCGTTGCTGCTCATCGGTTCGGCGGGCATGTTCGTCACGCTTGCCGTGCTCACTTTCGTGTTCCAGTCCGCACCCAAGTGCACACAGGCGATCCTGGATGCCGGTGGCCAAGCAGGCTGCACGGGCATCTCGGAGATCAATAGCCCGCTGCTGAGCGACGCCAACGGCTGGATCGCCGTGATCATGCTCAACACCTACGTCGCGTTCTTCGCGGCGACCTGGGGTCCGATCGTGTGGGTCCTGCTGGGTGAGATGTTCCCGAACAAGATCCGTGCGGCAGCCATGTCCGTCGGTGTCATGTCCAACTGGATCGCCAACTTCATCGTGTCGGAGACCTTCCCCGGACTGGTGGGCATCTCGTTGGGCCTCGCCTACGGGCTCTTCACGCTCGGCGCCCTGGTGTCCTTCTTCTACGTACTGAAGTACGTAAAGGAAACAAAGGGTGTCCAACTCGAGGACATGGAGGGCCTCGAGGGGGTGGATCTGGCCAAGTAGACGACTTGGCGACGAAGGGCCTCGCGGGCACGGTCCGCGGGGCCCTTCGGGCACTACGATGGGCCGGTGACGGTTCGGCGAGTAATGGGCATCGAGACCGAGTACGGGATTTCCGTACCGGGCAAGCCTCACGTCAACGCCATGCTCGCTTCATCTCAGATCGTCAACGCGTACGCGCACGACACCTTGGGGGAGCGGCGGGTCCGCACCCGCTGGGACTACGACGAAGAGAGCCCTTTGCGGGACGCCCGAGGGTTCGATCTCTCCCGTTCAGAGGCAGATCCCAGTCAGCTCACCGATGAGGACCTCGGTCTGGCCAACGTCATCTTGACCAACGGCGCTCGCCTGTACGTCGATCACGCCCACCCCGAGTACTCGACTCCCGAGGTCACCAATCCGCTCGACGCGGTGATCTGGGACAAGGCCGGGGAGCGGATCATGGCTCGGGCCGCCGAGCTCGCAGCGTCCCTGCCGGGTGGGCTTCCGCTGCAGTTGTACAAGAACAACACGGACAACAAGGGCGCCTCGTACGGAACTCACGAGAACTACCTGATGGCACGCGGCACCAAGTTCCCCGACATCGTCACGTGCCTCACTCCGTTCTTCGTATCCCGCCAGGTCTTCACCGGAGCCGGACGTGTGGGGATCGGCCAAGATGGCAGCACCTCGGGATTCCAGCTCAGTCAGCGGGCTGACTTCTTCGAAGTCGAGGTCGGACTGGAGACCACGATCAAGCGGCCCATCATCAACACCAGGGACGAGCCGCACGCCGACCCGGAGATCTATCGCCGTCTGCACGTGATCGTCGGTGACGCCAACCTCTCCGAACTCGCGACCTACCTCAAGATGGGGACCACCGCGTTGACTCTGTCTGCCCTGGAGGCCGGCAAGGTGCGCCCTGGCCTCATGCCTCGGCAGCCCGTCGTGGCGCTACACAACGTCTCCCACGATCCAGATCTGCAGTACCGCATCGAGTTGGTGGATGGGCGGCGCCTGACTGCGGTCGAACTGCAGTGGGAGTTCCTGGAGATCGCCGCGAAACACGTCGCCGACGCGGCCACGGATCCTGCCGACGGGCAGACCAACGATGTCCTCGAGCGATGGGCCGCGGTGCTGGACGCCTTGGGCAACGACCCGACGTCCTTGTCCGACAGCCTCGACTGGGTCGCCAAGCGTGCCCTGCTGGACGGTTACCGCAAACGGGACGGCATCGACTGGGGAGCCGCTCGACTCGAACTCGTCGATCTGCAGTACAGCGACGTCCGGCAGGACAAGGGCCTCGCCCATCGGCTCGAAGAACGGGGTCGACTGCAGCGCCTCACCACGGACGAGCAGGTGGCCAACGCGATCGTGCGGCCACCGACGGACACCCGGGCGTGGTTCCGCGGAGAATGTCTGCGCCGGTACGGGGACCAGGTGGCTGCCGCATCCTGGGACGCGGTGATTTTCGACCTGCCGGACCGATCCGCGCTCCAGCGGGTTCCCACGTTGGACCCGCTGCGCGGCACCCAAGCGCATGTGGCGGGCATCCTCGACCAGGCGGGCTCCGCCGGCGAGTTGGTGCGCATGCTCACCAGCGGGGGTTGAATAGGGGCATTGGGGTCGAAACCCTGCCCTGATCGAAAAGGCAGTATTACTGTCCGACTATGACGCCGCCCGGTGTCGACCAGCCGCTCAGGGCCCAGATGCCCAGGGCCCAGGGCCCAGGACGAGGAGGCAGCGTGCCCACGCATGAACGACCGCAACCCGCCGGAAGCTCCCGGCGCGATGATGAGGTCGACGAACCGGTCGGCCCGCCCGCGGGAGCGGCGGAGCGCAAGGAAGCGCTCGACGACGATGTCGATGCGATCTTGGACGAGATCGATGATGTGCTCGAAGAGAACGCCGAGGAGTTCGTTCGAGGCTTCGTGCAGAAGGGCGGCGAGTAGGTGAGTTCGGTCGGGCTGCCCCCAGCATTCCTGGAACCGGGCGGATCATCGTTCAGTTCGTTCTTGGCGCAGCAGGCCCCCGAGTTGCTGCCCCCGAGACTCTCCACGGACAGCAGTCCAGATCTCGCGTCGGTCCCACACGGCACGACCATTGTCGCTGTGACGTTCGCCGACGGGGTGGTCCTCGCCGGGGATCGTCGGGCGACCATGGGCAATGTCATTGCCCAGCGCGACATCGAGAAGGTATTCGCCGCCGACGACCACACCGGGGTCGGCATCGCGGGCAGCGCGGGGATCGCTGTCGAACTGGTGCGCCTGTACCAGGTGGAACTCGAGCACTACGAGAAGATCGAGGGTGCCCAGCTGTCGATGGAAGGCAAGGCGAACCGCTTGGCGACCCTGCTGCGTGGCAACTTGGGCCTCGCCATGCAGGGACTGGCGGCAGTGCCGATGCTGGCCGGTTTCGATCTTTCCGCTGATCGCGGACGGATCTTCTCCTACGACGTCACGGGGGGGCGCTACGAGGAACATCAGTTCCACTCGATCGGGTCCGGTTCGTACTTCGCCCGGGGTTCGTTGAAGAAGCTCTTCGCACCCGACCACGACCGTGACCAGGCGATCGCCACCGTTTTGCAGGCCCTCTACGACGCAGCCGACGACGACTCGGCCACCGGTGGTCCGGACCTGTCCCGGCGGATCTTCCCTGTTGTCGCCGTCATCACCCAGACCGGCTTCGAACGGGTCTCCGAAGAGCAACTGTCCACTCAGGTCGAGAGCATGGTCGGCGAACGCAACCGCCGCCCGGACGGCCCGCTGGCTCCGGTGGGGGGTGATGCCTGATGTCGATGCCGTTCTATGTCTCTCCCGAACAGATCATCAAGGACAAGGCGGACTTCGCGCGCAAGGGCATCGCTCGGGGGCGCAGCGTCGTTGTCATGGAGTACGACGCGGGGATCCTCCTCGTCGCGGTCAACCCCTCCCGGGCGCTGCACAAGATCTCCGAGATCTACGACCGCATCGCATTCGCGGCGGTGGGCAAGTACAACGAGTTCGAGAGTCTGCGGGTGGCGGGCATCCGGCTTGCGGACATGCGGGGTTTCTCCTACGACCGATCCGATGTGAGTGCCCGCAGCCTGGCCAACGCCTATGCGACCACCCTCGGGACCATCTTCACGGAGACCCAGAAACCGTACGAAGTCGAGATAGTCGTGGCCGAAGTGGCCGATACCCGCGACGGGGACCAGTTGTACCGGCTCAGCTTCG is a window encoding:
- a CDS encoding PD-(D/E)XK nuclease family protein, yielding MAHDTTTLPTPLPGSGGQVVDLTGTRAKGLGERPAASLSPSRAGDFMTCPLLYRFRSVDRLPEPPGVEAARGTLVHLVLERLFDSPAGARTPETALSLVEPAWRSIIAEQPELPGLLFGPDDAWQKWLATAEPGPTDESGQQRFLSDAGRFLDRYFALEDPTRLEPAQRELSVTAELPSGLVLRGIIDRVDQAPTGAIRVVDYKTGRSPSPGWEAKALFQMRFYGLILWRLHGRVPDRLQLLYLGNQERLSIDPSEAELRATEAKVTALWAAIERAGQTGHWPASPSKLCNWCAFQHLCPEFGGTPPPANGP
- a CDS encoding site-2 protease family protein, which produces MTTARDLPEVQSGSGWQFRFAGFAVSVPWNALLGIAVIALLWYPEFSGSTTAVGQWALAALFAVLLMVSILIHELAHAFAARAFRYPVAGITLWAMGGFTTYRTTTRHGPLREAAIALAGPLATLVIAWIARTAAVAVGPGIAGDVLVALASANFLVGLFNLLPGSPLDGGSVVKAIVWGITGSPVTGQVVAAWVGRLLAIVIVVSPFALALQVGQPPSLMLIIVGVVLAMLLWTGATASLRGARAAQLLGRVAADEMARDIIPVTAATTVAQVLSVIRPDAHVVVVGTDGRPLGVVSEAAAAAVPEADRTRVTAHAVAVNISDGAPSLPASASAQQVVDACQETGSRFVFVTGVDGPPRIIDTDAAFVTEGP
- a CDS encoding tRNA (adenine-N1)-methyltransferase — its product is MNAVLSAGDRVQLTDTKGRHHTITLADGAFFHSHKGSISHDDLIGASEGIVTTSSGGMPYLVLRPILEDYVLSMGRGAAIIYPKDAFAIVGHAGIGPGDFVVEAGAGSGALTCFLLTAVGPQGRVASFEVREDFAEIARSNVVRWFGQEPPVWQLTVGDLAGAEGPAGSADAVVLDMLAPWDCVDAAARLLRPGGRLIAYVATTTQLSRLAESLRADSRWTEPRATESLVRTWHLEGLAVRPDHRMIGHTAFLLVCRRMADGFSPPQRRRRPAPGAYGPDYVGPRPPGVAEVPADVEGSAGEDQSGDH
- the arc gene encoding proteasome ATPase yields the protein MIDGDAQSGPGAGDAALSRRIAELRRELAACQSQNQRMAATLREARDQIVTLKAEVDRLAEPPSGYGVFLQANDDDTLDVLASGRKMRVVSSPAVEIADLRPGQELMLNESLNVVGARAYERAGDIVMFKEKLDDERALVIGHTDDERVVRLAEPLRELRLRAGDSLLLDQRSGFALEKIPKAEVEELVLEEVPDIDYSDIGGLASQIETIRDAVELPFLHQELFAEHKLAAPKGILLYGPPGCGKTLIAKAVANSLAKKVADVDGRDGARSFFLNIKGPELLNKYVGETERHIRLVFQRAREKASEGTPVIVFFDEMDSLFRTRGSGVSSDVENTIVPQLLSEIDGVEGLENVIVIGASNREDMIDPAILRPGRLDVKIKIERPDAQAAADIFAKYLTPDLPLSADDLAEYGGSPDATCAAMIQAAVERMYSESEENRFLEVTYANGDKEILYFKDFNSGAMIENIVARGKKSAIKDFLDTGSKGLRVQHLLSACVDEFRENEDLPNTTNPDDWARISGKKGERIVFIRTLVRGKSGDDQGRSIDTVPNTGQYL
- a CDS encoding sugar porter family MFS transporter, with translation MQGPVSTGDTGPVKIAPVHTGKVISISIIAALGGFLFGYDSSVINGANKAVFYTFQIEDKAMQGFVVAVALLASAAGAFIGGRLTDKYGRKKVMVVAAIMFLVAAVGQAFPLGMWDFMLWRIVGGFGIGLAAVVSPMYISEVAPAHLRGRLSSLFQLAIVFGIFATQLVNQIIINLVPDTVQQPVLNPAVPPVEANNDLALGLEAWQWMFLCMVVPAVIYWVLALTIPESPRYLVARDKSAEAKKVLETIYVDDVSDRLTAIEESLAGEHKMQMSDIKGPRLGLLPIVWVGIILAVLQQFVGINAVFYYSNLIWSSVGFDESRAFFTSTVISAVNVIFTFVAIALIDRTGRKPLLLIGSAGMFVTLAVLTFVFQSAPKCTQAILDAGGQAGCTGISEINSPLLSDANGWIAVIMLNTYVAFFAATWGPIVWVLLGEMFPNKIRAAAMSVGVMSNWIANFIVSETFPGLVGISLGLAYGLFTLGALVSFFYVLKYVKETKGVQLEDMEGLEGVDLAK
- the dop gene encoding depupylase/deamidase Dop; translation: MTVRRVMGIETEYGISVPGKPHVNAMLASSQIVNAYAHDTLGERRVRTRWDYDEESPLRDARGFDLSRSEADPSQLTDEDLGLANVILTNGARLYVDHAHPEYSTPEVTNPLDAVIWDKAGERIMARAAELAASLPGGLPLQLYKNNTDNKGASYGTHENYLMARGTKFPDIVTCLTPFFVSRQVFTGAGRVGIGQDGSTSGFQLSQRADFFEVEVGLETTIKRPIINTRDEPHADPEIYRRLHVIVGDANLSELATYLKMGTTALTLSALEAGKVRPGLMPRQPVVALHNVSHDPDLQYRIELVDGRRLTAVELQWEFLEIAAKHVADAATDPADGQTNDVLERWAAVLDALGNDPTSLSDSLDWVAKRALLDGYRKRDGIDWGAARLELVDLQYSDVRQDKGLAHRLEERGRLQRLTTDEQVANAIVRPPTDTRAWFRGECLRRYGDQVAAASWDAVIFDLPDRSALQRVPTLDPLRGTQAHVAGILDQAGSAGELVRMLTSGG
- a CDS encoding ubiquitin-like protein Pup translates to MPTHERPQPAGSSRRDDEVDEPVGPPAGAAERKEALDDDVDAILDEIDDVLEENAEEFVRGFVQKGGE
- the prcB gene encoding proteasome subunit beta, with the translated sequence MSSVGLPPAFLEPGGSSFSSFLAQQAPELLPPRLSTDSSPDLASVPHGTTIVAVTFADGVVLAGDRRATMGNVIAQRDIEKVFAADDHTGVGIAGSAGIAVELVRLYQVELEHYEKIEGAQLSMEGKANRLATLLRGNLGLAMQGLAAVPMLAGFDLSADRGRIFSYDVTGGRYEEHQFHSIGSGSYFARGSLKKLFAPDHDRDQAIATVLQALYDAADDDSATGGPDLSRRIFPVVAVITQTGFERVSEEQLSTQVESMVGERNRRPDGPLAPVGGDA
- the prcA gene encoding proteasome subunit alpha, which produces MSMPFYVSPEQIIKDKADFARKGIARGRSVVVMEYDAGILLVAVNPSRALHKISEIYDRIAFAAVGKYNEFESLRVAGIRLADMRGFSYDRSDVSARSLANAYATTLGTIFTETQKPYEVEIVVAEVADTRDGDQLYRLSFDGSVADEKGFVAMGGSADELSELIREQWRQGLDLAEALAIAVQGLGRSGPDETRLTADQLEVAVLDRTRPRRKFRRVTGAALQQLMPRDSDQADPDQADPDQADPGQGDPRESDPEEPAPDVGG